Within Desulfomonilaceae bacterium, the genomic segment ATCTGTTTTTGTTTCTGATGTAGGATTAGGGGACGTTTTTTGTGTATTGTCTGCGCCCTGGGCGTTAGAATTTACAGGTGGGCCTTGTTCTTTCCCGGGACTCTCTTTCCCCACTGGTGGAACCACAGGACCACCGGCGGGAGCTGATTGTTCGGTCATCAAGGATCGTTCTTGAACTGCAGGCGCTTTACCGGAAAAATATGTCAACACAATAGAGGTCACCATAAAAACCACCGCAGCGATAACCGTGATCTTGCTTAAGAATGTAGCGGCTCCAGTGCTTCCAAATACGGTCTGGTTCGACCCCCCGCCGAAAACCGCGCCTATATCGGCTCCCTTTCCGGTTTGCAGTAATATTATAAGAATCAACGCGATACAGACGACTACATGAACGACTAAAATAACAGCGGTAAGCATATTCTTTGTTCCCTTCTATATACCTGTTCCTTGCTCAATTATACCGATAAAATCATCAGCCTTCAATGACGCTCCTCCAATTAATCCTCCGTCAATGTCCGGACATCCCATTAAATCGTGAGCATTTGCCGGCTTTACGCTGCCTCCATAGAGAATCCGGATCTCACTGGCGATCTTTTTGCCCCACAAACCAGCCAATTCACCACGCACAAACGTGTGGACTTCCTGCGCCTGCTCCAGGCCGGCCGTTTTACCCGTGCCAATCGCCCATACCGGTTCATAGGCGACTATGAAGCGCAACGGATTATCGATGACCAAGGACTTGAGCCCCTCAACAAGTTGTCTCTTCAGGACTTCAAAAGTTGAGCCGGATTCTCGCTCTTGAAGTGTCTCACCTAAACAGAATATTGGTATCAATCCGTTTCTAATTGCCGCCACAATTTTCTTATTAACCGACTGATTCGTTTCTCCGAAATATTGTCTTCTTTCGGAATGGCCGACAATTACGTGGGAACATCCGATCTCTTTTAACATAGGGCCCGAAATTTGACCAGTAAACGCGCCCTTATCCTCCCAGAAAAGATCTTGCCCGCTTACCTGAATTTTTGTCTCTCGCGCCTCTTCTATCGCGCTCGCCAGAGACGTAAAGGGAGGGGCGATTATAACCTCACATTTTCCCCAAAGATTTTTCCCTTTTAGAATTAGCTCTTTAACCAGATTCCGGGTGTCTGCGGTATTGTTGTTCATTTTCCAATTGCCAGCGACAATTGGTATTCTCTCTTTCATTTCAG encodes:
- the secG gene encoding preprotein translocase subunit SecG, with product MLTAVILVVHVVVCIALILIILLQTGKGADIGAVFGGGSNQTVFGSTGAATFLSKITVIAAVVFMVTSIVLTYFSGKAPAVQERSLMTEQSAPAGGPVVPPVGKESPGKEQGPPVNSNAQGADNTQKTSPNPTSETKTDSGAK
- the tpiA gene encoding triose-phosphate isomerase, which translates into the protein MKERIPIVAGNWKMNNNTADTRNLVKELILKGKNLWGKCEVIIAPPFTSLASAIEEARETKIQVSGQDLFWEDKGAFTGQISGPMLKEIGCSHVIVGHSERRQYFGETNQSVNKKIVAAIRNGLIPIFCLGETLQERESGSTFEVLKRQLVEGLKSLVIDNPLRFIVAYEPVWAIGTGKTAGLEQAQEVHTFVRGELAGLWGKKIASEIRILYGGSVKPANAHDLMGCPDIDGGLIGGASLKADDFIGIIEQGTGI